The proteins below come from a single Eubacterium limosum genomic window:
- a CDS encoding insulinase family protein: protein MKVHDNHHGFTLLREENIEEVNGVARVFEHDKTGARLIYISNDDDNKVFHIGFRTPSDNSTGVAHIMEHSVLCGSRKYPVKEPFVELAKGSMNTFLNAMTYPDKTVYPIASTNDKDFMNLMDVYLDAVFYPDIYNTPHIFHQEGWHYHLENKEDPITYNGVVYNEMKGVYSSPEEVLQRKIFQTLYPDSIYGEESGGYPENIPDLTFEDFAAFHKKLYHPSNSYIYLYGDGDMDAHLKYLDEAYLSQFDRADIDSEIPIQVPFEEMAVASDSYPIPSDEDQKNKDYLSLSYVLENEPTFEDILAFDVLGHILLGANSAPLKKALLDLNICKEVDYAYSSSMKQPYFSIVLKHTDEKYKELFIETVEKTLEDLVKNGLDKRSVEAGININEFMLIEGEYGSYPKGLMYGLEMFDTWLYGGDPLSHLKYRDAISKLRMSSENRGFEALIARYLLGNPHQAFVSIHPDSSLAEKKEKAFSDKLEAYKKSLSPEELDDLVADTQALLERQNTEDSPEALESIPKLSLDEINKKARKVVLYEEEFKGHKLLYHPGYTGGIAYVKFYFDTHTVPQEDLKYLSLVNKIIGRVSTEDYDYERLNQEIEISTGGISSSVETYDNIKESGRYESKFAIKGKAVVANVKRLLELIESTILRSRFDERHLIEDIVGEIRMNKENQFLMGGHTVSVQRLQSYYSQSARMFEELGGVEFYQFLADLDDHFDERWEELSAKLKEVANTIFNKKGMIISITGDKDLKEPVLEAVGSFLENLPDRDLETYRYHFDLEVKDEGFMTAAKIQYVSKGFNIRDLGYTYNGSMLVLKSILAMDYLWNRIRVQGGAYGAHFGINRAGELYFASFRDPNLSKTLDAYNEAFEYVENLDVSRREMEKYIIGTISSKDVPLSTALKADSADTMYFNKTTQEDLQKERDEILGTTNESLRGTAAMIREAMDKNVLCVIGSEEAVRAAEDEFKEIKYIK from the coding sequence TTGAAAGTACACGACAACCACCATGGATTCACCCTTTTGAGGGAGGAAAATATCGAAGAAGTAAACGGCGTTGCCCGGGTTTTTGAGCATGACAAAACCGGGGCCCGCCTCATCTATATATCCAACGATGATGATAACAAGGTGTTCCACATTGGGTTCAGAACACCCTCGGACAACAGTACCGGTGTAGCCCATATTATGGAGCATTCCGTTTTATGCGGCTCTAGAAAATACCCGGTCAAGGAGCCTTTTGTAGAGCTGGCCAAGGGTTCCATGAACACTTTTTTAAACGCTATGACCTACCCGGACAAGACGGTCTATCCCATTGCCAGCACCAACGACAAGGATTTTATGAATCTGATGGACGTCTATCTGGATGCGGTGTTTTATCCAGACATTTACAATACGCCGCATATCTTCCATCAGGAGGGATGGCACTACCATCTTGAAAACAAGGAGGACCCCATTACCTATAACGGCGTGGTCTACAATGAGATGAAGGGCGTTTATTCAAGCCCCGAGGAAGTGCTGCAGCGTAAAATCTTCCAGACCCTTTATCCAGATTCTATCTATGGTGAGGAGTCTGGCGGCTACCCGGAAAATATTCCGGACCTTACATTTGAAGACTTTGCCGCATTCCATAAAAAGTTGTACCATCCGTCCAATTCCTATATTTACCTTTACGGTGACGGCGATATGGACGCCCATTTAAAATATCTGGATGAGGCCTATCTGAGCCAGTTTGACCGTGCCGATATTGACAGCGAGATTCCGATTCAGGTACCTTTTGAAGAAATGGCCGTGGCTTCAGACAGCTACCCGATTCCGTCGGATGAGGACCAGAAAAACAAGGACTATCTCTCTCTGAGCTATGTGCTGGAAAATGAGCCGACCTTTGAGGATATACTGGCCTTTGACGTGCTGGGCCACATTCTGCTTGGTGCAAACTCCGCACCGCTCAAGAAGGCGCTCTTAGATCTTAACATTTGTAAAGAGGTGGATTACGCTTATTCCAGCTCTATGAAGCAGCCCTATTTTTCCATTGTGCTCAAACATACGGATGAAAAATATAAGGAGCTGTTTATTGAGACAGTGGAAAAGACCCTGGAAGATCTGGTGAAAAACGGTCTTGATAAGCGCAGCGTGGAAGCTGGCATCAACATCAATGAATTTATGCTCATCGAGGGTGAGTATGGCTCCTACCCCAAAGGTCTGATGTACGGACTGGAAATGTTCGATACCTGGCTTTATGGCGGCGACCCGCTTTCACATCTGAAGTATCGCGATGCGATTTCCAAGCTTCGTATGAGCAGTGAAAACCGGGGTTTTGAAGCTCTGATCGCGCGTTATCTGCTGGGCAACCCGCACCAGGCATTTGTGAGCATTCACCCGGACAGCAGTCTGGCTGAAAAGAAAGAAAAGGCCTTCAGCGATAAGCTGGAAGCCTATAAGAAATCCCTGTCACCAGAAGAACTGGATGACCTGGTGGCGGATACACAGGCGCTTTTAGAACGTCAGAACACCGAGGACAGTCCTGAAGCCCTCGAGAGTATTCCGAAGCTGAGCCTTGATGAAATCAATAAAAAGGCCCGCAAGGTGGTACTTTATGAAGAAGAATTCAAAGGGCATAAGCTGCTTTATCATCCGGGGTATACCGGAGGTATCGCTTATGTCAAGTTCTACTTTGACACGCACACCGTCCCCCAGGAGGATCTGAAATATCTGTCTCTGGTCAATAAAATCATTGGCCGGGTCAGTACTGAGGATTATGACTATGAACGCCTGAACCAGGAGATTGAGATCAGTACTGGCGGCATCTCTTCCAGTGTTGAAACCTACGATAACATCAAAGAGAGCGGACGCTACGAGAGTAAATTTGCCATCAAGGGCAAGGCCGTAGTTGCCAATGTCAAGCGTCTGCTGGAGCTCATCGAATCCACGATTTTACGGAGCCGCTTTGACGAGCGCCATCTGATTGAGGACATTGTCGGTGAAATCCGTATGAATAAGGAAAACCAGTTCCTGATGGGCGGCCACACAGTGAGTGTCCAGCGTCTTCAGTCCTACTATTCCCAGTCAGCCAGAATGTTTGAAGAACTTGGCGGTGTTGAGTTTTACCAGTTCCTGGCAGATCTCGACGATCATTTTGACGAACGCTGGGAAGAGCTGTCTGCTAAACTGAAGGAAGTTGCGAATACGATCTTTAATAAAAAAGGCATGATCATCAGCATCACTGGTGACAAGGATCTGAAAGAGCCAGTGCTTGAAGCTGTGGGCAGTTTTTTAGAAAACCTGCCGGACCGTGATCTGGAAACCTATCGTTACCATTTTGATCTGGAGGTTAAGGATGAGGGCTTTATGACAGCCGCCAAGATCCAGTATGTTTCCAAAGGCTTTAACATTCGTGATCTGGGCTACACCTACAATGGCAGTATGCTGGTGCTTAAATCCATCCTGGCTATGGACTACCTCTGGAACCGTATCCGTGTCCAGGGAGGGGCCTATGGCGCACATTTTGGCATCAACCGGGCCGGTGAGCTTTACTTTGCCTCTTTCCGTGACCCGAACCTGTCCAAAACACTGGACGCCTATAACGAAGCCTTTGAATACGTCGAAAATCTGGATGTTTCCAGACGTGAAATGGAAAAATACATTATCGGAACCATCAGCAGCAAGGATGTGCCTTTATCGACAGCCTTGAAAGCAGACTCGGCTGATACCATGTATTTTAACAAGACCACCCAGGAGGATCTCCAGAAGGAACGAGATGAAATTCTGGGGACGACGAATGAAAGCCTGCGCGGCACCGCGGCCATGATTCGTGAGGCTATGGATAAAAATGTGCTCTGCGTCATTGGGAGCGAGGAAGCAGTGCGCGCAGCCGAGGATGAGTTTAAAGAAATAAAATACATTAAATAG
- a CDS encoding D-alanyl-D-alanine carboxypeptidase family protein, protein MKRKIISVLGALLLAFGVFGSSAWAAMPSFGPDEGVVVFEVNSGDVLVEQNADERYYPASTTKLMTALTALDYVGSSLNDKVTVGDEVKLIGYESSVAHLEVGEIYTWEQLLYALLLPSGNDAANVIAANIGRKISGNEKMDYNQAMTVFVDQMNAKAQQMGLKNTHFKNAHGLHDPDHYTTPADMAVIGKTAFSNETISKVEGTKVYEMTTNRGEPQKWKNTDMLLYKDAADYGGTIEEGRTDNPYYNAKAKGGKTGNTDEAGRCFVYNAEDGDAKIVGVIMKGDEKGIFAEASNTINAAFDDNRLLDWTDDSGHYKDFTVINAHYKDGKNLSVKTKEAYSSMIPKGQEDKYTAKVSWDTSLLADTDKGLKVVGDIEPDAQVGTLTIYEGTDSVKSTPLYAQNQIRPRNFWDYLRIAAFIGIPLLVILFIFFRFYVYRKRRIMREKQARARRRAKRKLYESQGYTGSETPPRKTTTGEPPRRPQQKRPSGSAPRKKTSGSASPGRPVERNATARPVQKKKRPTSGQSGSRSQQGPRTGTKKR, encoded by the coding sequence ATGAAGAGGAAAATTATTTCAGTTTTAGGGGCTTTGCTGCTGGCCTTTGGGGTCTTTGGCAGCAGTGCGTGGGCGGCGATGCCGTCCTTTGGCCCCGACGAGGGAGTTGTTGTCTTTGAGGTAAACAGCGGCGATGTTCTGGTGGAACAAAACGCAGACGAACGCTACTACCCGGCCAGCACGACAAAGCTTATGACCGCTTTAACGGCTCTGGATTATGTGGGCTCAAGCCTGAATGATAAGGTAACCGTTGGCGATGAGGTTAAGCTCATCGGCTACGAGAGCAGCGTAGCCCATCTTGAGGTTGGAGAAATCTATACCTGGGAACAGCTGCTGTACGCGCTGCTGCTGCCGTCGGGCAATGACGCGGCCAACGTGATCGCGGCCAATATCGGGCGTAAGATCAGCGGAAATGAAAAGATGGATTATAACCAGGCCATGACGGTTTTTGTGGATCAAATGAACGCTAAGGCACAGCAGATGGGCCTTAAGAATACACATTTTAAAAATGCCCACGGCCTTCACGATCCCGACCATTACACCACGCCAGCGGATATGGCGGTGATCGGGAAGACCGCCTTTTCCAATGAGACCATCTCAAAGGTGGAGGGAACCAAAGTCTATGAAATGACCACCAACCGCGGCGAACCGCAGAAATGGAAAAATACCGACATGCTTCTCTACAAGGACGCCGCCGACTACGGCGGAACCATCGAGGAGGGAAGAACCGATAATCCTTACTACAATGCCAAGGCAAAGGGCGGCAAGACCGGCAACACCGATGAAGCCGGCCGCTGCTTTGTCTATAACGCCGAGGATGGTGACGCCAAGATTGTCGGGGTGATCATGAAAGGCGACGAAAAGGGGATTTTTGCCGAGGCCAGCAATACCATCAACGCTGCCTTTGATGACAACCGCTTGCTGGACTGGACCGATGATTCCGGCCATTATAAAGATTTTACGGTGATCAATGCCCACTATAAGGACGGCAAAAATCTGTCGGTTAAGACAAAGGAAGCCTACAGCTCCATGATCCCCAAGGGTCAGGAAGACAAATATACTGCCAAGGTCTCCTGGGACACCAGCCTTCTGGCTGATACCGACAAAGGGCTGAAAGTAGTGGGGGACATTGAGCCCGACGCTCAGGTCGGGACACTGACCATCTACGAGGGCACCGACTCGGTAAAATCGACACCGCTATACGCCCAGAATCAGATTCGTCCCAGAAATTTCTGGGATTATCTGAGAATTGCAGCCTTTATCGGCATTCCACTGCTGGTGATTCTGTTTATCTTTTTCCGTTTTTATGTTTACCGCAAACGGAGAATCATGCGGGAAAAACAGGCCCGGGCCCGAAGAAGGGCGAAACGGAAACTCTATGAATCTCAGGGCTATACCGGATCAGAGACACCTCCGCGAAAAACCACCACCGGTGAGCCGCCGCGCAGGCCCCAGCAAAAACGCCCATCTGGCAGCGCGCCAAGGAAAAAAACCTCAGGCTCAGCTTCACCGGGAAGACCTGTGGAGCGCAATGCTACCGCACGGCCGGTACAAAAGAAAAAACGCCCAACCTCTGGGCAGTCGGGCAGCCGCTCGCAGCAAGGCCCGCGAACAGGCACAAAAAAGCGATAA
- a CDS encoding Fur family transcriptional regulator yields the protein MNADLQEYRERIKSVGLKATPQRISVLKVLSETDEHPSAEMLMDKLKNEGSIMSVGTIYNILETFEEKGLILKLHDHNEVMRFDARTGFHVHIFNKKTNQIEDYFDNDLEVLLKDYLKDKLPEDVTLDHLDIALYSQSA from the coding sequence ATGAATGCAGATTTACAAGAATACAGAGAACGAATTAAGAGTGTGGGTTTGAAAGCAACGCCACAGAGAATAAGCGTATTAAAAGTTCTTTCAGAAACGGATGAACATCCCAGCGCTGAGATGCTCATGGATAAACTGAAAAATGAAGGTAGCATCATGTCTGTTGGAACCATCTATAACATTCTTGAAACGTTCGAGGAAAAAGGATTGATTTTGAAGTTGCACGATCATAACGAGGTTATGCGTTTTGATGCGCGCACGGGTTTTCACGTTCATATCTTTAACAAGAAGACCAATCAGATTGAAGATTATTTTGACAATGACCTGGAAGTACTTCTGAAGGATTATCTGAAGGATAAACTTCCCGAGGACGTTACACTTGATCATTTGGATATCGCTTTGTATTCACAGTCTGCCTAA
- a CDS encoding endonuclease MutS2, with protein sequence MDKRSLKVLEYPKILEILKGHCVSEGAKERAAALVPNETVYEVERALGVTGEALNMMLRNGRPPLSEIKNTSDYVHRASIGAMLSMKELLAVASLLRIVKDMENYYYNDTQLETLDQLKNLFTLLTPCEELEKEISHKILSEGEMADNASRELSRIRREINFKNTRISDKLNGIISASQNEKYLQERIITIRNNRYVVPVKQEYRGQIPGIVLDRSASGATLYIEPLAVVELNNDLKVLAAEEEKEMIRILKELSEKVANYKEEVIEDYNLLVELDFQFAKGKYGLAIGGVLTHVSEEGKIHFIKGRHPLIDPKVVVASDIYMDEDIDTMIITGPNTGGKTVTLKTIGLLNLMVQSGLFVPVREGSATRVYKNIYADIGDEQSIEQSLSTFSSHMTNIVDIMKNADADALVLFDELGAGTDPTEGAALAISILNTLHERGVTSVSTTHYSELKEYALVTRGVVNASVEFDVATLRPTFKLLIGVPGKSNAFEIARRLGLSEDIIEASKKLIENEAIRFEETLIKIEEKRKKTEAEHEEILRLRRQIEDMKAEMADEREKARAASAELIERAQEEASAIVRDTRQETEEIYKEIRYIQETTAKSVKDNKKLEALRRKIKDQEKNIFDMYKIARPEEDEELDIDDIKMGMKVHVQSLHKEGEVVKIMPKDSSVMVQTDNMKLKVGLADLTKSKAIAKPKEKKVSYKSADRHTMDTKLDLRGKNGEESLYLVDKMISDAVVSGTHQLMIVHGKGTGKLRQVIHAYLKDNSLIKDFRLGAPNEGGSGVTVVEL encoded by the coding sequence ATGGACAAACGAAGTCTGAAGGTACTGGAATACCCCAAAATATTGGAAATACTCAAGGGACACTGTGTCAGTGAGGGAGCAAAGGAGCGGGCAGCCGCTCTGGTTCCCAACGAGACCGTCTACGAGGTGGAAAGGGCACTTGGCGTCACCGGTGAAGCACTCAATATGATGCTGCGCAACGGGCGACCGCCGCTTTCCGAAATCAAAAATACCAGCGACTATGTGCACCGGGCATCCATCGGAGCCATGCTCTCCATGAAGGAGCTGCTGGCCGTCGCATCCCTGCTGCGCATTGTCAAGGATATGGAAAACTATTATTACAATGATACTCAGCTCGAAACCCTGGACCAGCTGAAAAACCTGTTTACACTGCTGACCCCCTGTGAGGAGCTGGAAAAGGAGATCAGCCATAAAATCTTATCCGAGGGTGAGATGGCAGACAACGCATCACGGGAGCTCTCACGCATCCGGCGCGAGATCAACTTTAAAAACACACGTATTTCCGACAAGCTTAACGGCATTATCTCTGCGTCGCAGAATGAAAAATATCTGCAGGAACGCATCATTACTATCCGTAACAACCGGTATGTGGTTCCCGTCAAGCAGGAGTACCGGGGCCAGATTCCCGGCATTGTGCTGGATCGGTCGGCCAGCGGCGCTACCCTTTACATTGAGCCCCTGGCCGTAGTCGAGCTCAATAACGACCTCAAGGTGCTGGCAGCTGAGGAGGAAAAGGAAATGATACGCATCCTCAAGGAGCTGTCCGAAAAGGTCGCGAACTATAAAGAAGAGGTCATCGAGGATTACAACCTGTTGGTTGAGCTGGACTTTCAGTTTGCAAAGGGCAAATATGGCCTGGCTATTGGCGGCGTGCTAACCCATGTGAGTGAGGAAGGAAAAATCCATTTTATCAAAGGACGCCATCCTCTCATTGACCCCAAGGTAGTGGTGGCTTCGGATATTTACATGGACGAAGACATTGACACTATGATCATTACCGGGCCCAATACGGGCGGTAAGACGGTTACCCTGAAAACCATCGGCCTGCTGAACCTCATGGTGCAGTCCGGGCTGTTTGTCCCGGTCAGAGAGGGCAGCGCTACCCGGGTATATAAGAATATCTACGCCGACATTGGGGATGAACAGAGCATTGAGCAGAGTCTCAGCACCTTCTCCTCCCATATGACGAACATTGTGGACATTATGAAGAACGCAGATGCTGACGCCCTGGTGCTTTTTGATGAGCTGGGCGCAGGCACCGACCCCACCGAGGGAGCGGCGCTGGCGATCTCTATTCTGAATACCCTGCATGAGCGGGGTGTGACCAGTGTATCCACCACACATTACAGCGAGCTCAAGGAATACGCTCTGGTCACCCGAGGCGTTGTCAACGCATCGGTTGAGTTCGATGTGGCTACATTGCGGCCAACCTTTAAGCTGCTCATTGGTGTACCGGGAAAATCCAACGCTTTCGAGATCGCGAGGCGGCTTGGCTTGAGTGAGGACATCATCGAAGCGTCTAAAAAGCTCATTGAGAATGAAGCCATCCGTTTTGAGGAAACCCTGATCAAAATTGAGGAAAAACGGAAAAAGACCGAGGCCGAGCATGAGGAGATCCTGCGCCTGAGACGTCAGATTGAGGACATGAAGGCCGAAATGGCAGATGAACGGGAAAAAGCCAGGGCGGCGAGCGCCGAACTGATCGAGCGCGCCCAGGAAGAGGCCAGTGCCATTGTGCGGGACACCCGTCAAGAGACAGAGGAAATCTATAAGGAGATCCGCTATATTCAGGAAACCACTGCCAAGAGTGTCAAGGATAATAAAAAGCTGGAGGCCCTGAGAAGAAAGATCAAGGATCAGGAAAAAAATATCTTTGATATGTATAAAATCGCCCGGCCCGAGGAGGACGAGGAGCTGGATATCGACGATATCAAAATGGGCATGAAGGTTCATGTCCAGAGCCTCCACAAAGAGGGCGAGGTGGTTAAGATCATGCCAAAGGACAGCAGCGTCATGGTTCAGACCGACAATATGAAGCTTAAAGTGGGGCTGGCAGATTTAACCAAATCCAAGGCCATTGCCAAGCCAAAGGAAAAGAAGGTCAGCTACAAAAGCGCAGACCGTCACACTATGGACACCAAGCTTGACCTTCGGGGTAAAAACGGGGAGGAATCTCTGTATCTGGTGGATAAGATGATCAGCGATGCGGTAGTCTCAGGAACCCACCAGCTTATGATTGTCCACGGCAAGGGCACCGGCAAGCTGCGGCAGGTCATACACGCCTACCTTAAGGATAACAGCCTGATTAAAGACTTCCGTTTGGGTGCGCCAAACGAGGGCGGCTCTGGTGTAACGGTTGTTGAACTGTAG
- a CDS encoding U32 family peptidase has translation MYKIPELLAPAGTLESIRAAINGGADAVYFGGKAFNARRNAGNMDEMEMTEAVALCRQYGVKVYVTLNILIKDEEFEDLVHYLNFLAGLGIDGLIVQDPGLIFLLQKYFPEFRLQTSTQGSVYGLEGTLFFEKLGFMRVVLPREMPISEADMVAGQTRVEVKLFCHGALCYAYSGQCLMSSMIGGRSGNRGLCAQPCRKKYQLRDADKHLIKEGYLLSMKDLNIRDRLNEVAQAGIDSLKIEGRMKSPEYVYAVTRAYREALDAVDEKGKTPSITEKELAQVFNRSFTEGRLFSDPQVIGDVVGRNRGTLAGHIIGCESGRLLIEALPDTVFSVGDGLSFGEGSEMGMRIDALFDLKGRPLTAEKPGIKVKVPSRFKVPVDTPVYRNHDARLTRRLKRASRAAEPAGQQPVRFRLRLALGEPAEVTAEAGEQVVTRVSDITPTAAQKLPLTCEMLSGQFERLGDTGYQFGGLDADIEPGIFLSKGELNALRREIVEALDAEQKEEKPVPVVFSLSHELPVKREVKKPLLSLEPVGRADFEALCGLAVDELVLPVQDLSRPQDCERPIACAHECGKRVLLAFPRIMDTAASARLKARLEDFCGLHHDGILIKNYEVLNLFQNRPVYKEADQPFNLLNALAMKQLKEWQVDGGVLSPELSAAEAAGLAKRSAISCVLPVYGRQEIMVSANCVYNCADKQCEGCQRYQGWAALTDERGASFPLRKDTDNIIHIYNGDVLLLKEELKRQKHIDKWRIYATDEGSEELENVVSYYRNALDKGAFGPMPGRAGVRYTKGNFKRGVE, from the coding sequence ATGTACAAAATACCTGAGCTGCTGGCGCCGGCCGGCACCCTGGAGAGCATCCGCGCGGCCATAAACGGTGGGGCAGACGCGGTCTATTTTGGCGGCAAGGCCTTTAACGCCAGACGCAACGCGGGCAATATGGACGAGATGGAAATGACAGAAGCTGTGGCGCTGTGCAGGCAGTATGGCGTAAAAGTCTATGTGACACTCAACATTCTCATCAAGGATGAAGAGTTTGAAGATCTGGTACATTATCTGAACTTTCTGGCAGGTCTGGGCATTGACGGCCTTATTGTCCAGGACCCAGGGCTGATCTTTCTGCTGCAAAAATATTTTCCGGAGTTCAGGCTCCAGACCAGTACCCAGGGATCTGTGTACGGCCTTGAGGGTACCCTGTTCTTTGAAAAGCTGGGCTTTATGCGGGTGGTGCTTCCAAGGGAGATGCCCATTTCAGAAGCAGACATGGTCGCTGGTCAAACCCGGGTAGAGGTCAAGCTTTTCTGTCATGGTGCGCTCTGTTATGCCTACTCAGGTCAGTGTCTGATGAGCAGCATGATCGGTGGCAGAAGCGGTAACCGAGGACTCTGTGCCCAGCCCTGCCGTAAAAAATATCAGCTGAGAGACGCAGATAAGCACCTGATTAAGGAGGGCTATCTGCTCAGTATGAAGGACTTGAACATTAGAGACAGGCTTAATGAGGTGGCACAGGCGGGCATTGACTCGCTGAAGATTGAGGGGCGGATGAAAAGTCCCGAGTACGTGTACGCTGTGACCCGGGCCTACCGTGAAGCTCTGGACGCTGTGGACGAAAAAGGAAAGACACCGTCCATCACGGAAAAAGAGCTGGCTCAGGTGTTTAACCGTTCCTTCACAGAGGGCCGTCTTTTTAGTGACCCGCAAGTCATTGGTGATGTGGTGGGGCGCAACCGGGGGACTTTGGCAGGCCATATTATTGGCTGTGAGAGTGGCAGGCTTTTGATCGAGGCTCTGCCGGATACAGTCTTTTCAGTGGGCGACGGCCTGTCTTTTGGGGAGGGCTCTGAAATGGGAATGCGGATTGATGCGCTTTTCGATTTAAAGGGACGCCCGTTAACCGCAGAAAAACCGGGTATAAAGGTTAAGGTGCCGAGCCGGTTTAAGGTACCTGTTGACACACCTGTCTACCGTAACCACGACGCCCGCCTGACCAGACGGCTGAAGCGTGCGAGCCGGGCGGCGGAGCCAGCCGGGCAGCAGCCTGTGCGCTTCAGGCTGAGGCTGGCCCTCGGTGAACCGGCAGAGGTTACCGCGGAGGCGGGAGAGCAGGTGGTGACCAGAGTTTCAGATATCACGCCAACAGCGGCCCAGAAGCTGCCGCTGACCTGTGAGATGCTGTCCGGGCAGTTTGAACGGCTGGGAGATACGGGCTATCAGTTTGGTGGTTTGGACGCAGACATCGAGCCGGGAATTTTCTTATCAAAGGGCGAGCTGAACGCGCTGCGCCGGGAGATCGTGGAAGCTCTGGACGCAGAACAGAAAGAAGAAAAGCCTGTGCCGGTGGTCTTTTCACTCAGCCATGAGCTGCCAGTCAAGCGGGAGGTTAAAAAGCCGCTCCTGTCGCTGGAGCCCGTTGGCAGGGCAGATTTTGAAGCGCTCTGCGGCCTGGCTGTGGATGAGCTGGTGCTTCCGGTACAAGACCTCAGCAGGCCCCAGGACTGTGAGAGACCCATTGCATGCGCCCACGAATGCGGTAAGCGCGTGCTGCTCGCCTTTCCAAGGATCATGGACACCGCAGCGTCCGCACGGCTAAAGGCTCGTCTTGAAGATTTCTGCGGCCTGCACCACGATGGCATACTTATAAAGAATTATGAGGTACTGAACCTGTTTCAGAACAGACCGGTTTATAAAGAAGCAGACCAGCCTTTTAACCTGCTTAACGCTCTGGCTATGAAGCAGCTAAAAGAATGGCAGGTGGACGGCGGTGTGCTGTCACCAGAGCTGAGTGCCGCGGAGGCTGCTGGGCTGGCAAAGCGCTCAGCCATCAGCTGTGTGCTGCCCGTATATGGCCGTCAGGAGATTATGGTGAGCGCCAACTGTGTGTACAACTGTGCGGACAAGCAATGCGAAGGTTGTCAGAGATACCAGGGCTGGGCAGCCCTGACCGACGAGCGGGGCGCCTCCTTTCCGCTGCGCAAGGACACAGACAACATTATTCATATCTACAACGGCGATGTGCTTCTCTTAAAAGAGGAGCTGAAGCGCCAGAAGCATATTGATAAATGGCGGATTTACGCTACAGACGAAGGATCAGAAGAGCTGGAGAATGTGGTAAGCTACTACCGAAACGCGCTTGATAAGGGTGCTTTCGGTCCTATGCCCGGCCGTGCCGGAGTCCGCTATACAAAAGGAAATTTTAAACGAGGAGTCGAATAG
- a CDS encoding ABC transporter permease, producing MLEEVLSLYAERGGFFLQLTLQHLRISGTAIAIAAVIGLVLGVVVSEHPRVSPVVLGTTNVIYTIPSIALLGFLIPFTGIGNTTAIIALTVYALLPMVRNTVTGITGISPAVIEAARGMGSTDFQILYKIKLPLALPVILTGFRNMVVMTIALTGIASFIGAGGLGVAIYRGITTSNMAMTVAGSILIALLALILDFGIGLIVKIINRKRRLIA from the coding sequence TTGCTAGAGGAAGTATTAAGTTTATATGCAGAACGCGGGGGCTTTTTCCTACAATTGACCCTTCAGCATCTGCGAATCTCGGGTACAGCCATTGCCATCGCGGCAGTGATTGGTCTGGTGCTGGGGGTGGTCGTGAGTGAGCACCCCAGGGTATCGCCTGTGGTTCTGGGGACAACCAACGTAATCTACACTATCCCGTCCATTGCCCTTCTCGGGTTTTTGATCCCGTTTACCGGCATTGGAAACACTACGGCGATCATCGCCTTGACTGTGTACGCCCTGCTGCCTATGGTACGGAACACAGTGACCGGTATCACCGGTATCAGCCCGGCAGTGATCGAGGCGGCCCGAGGCATGGGCAGTACGGATTTTCAGATCCTTTATAAAATCAAGCTGCCCCTGGCCCTGCCCGTCATTCTGACTGGGTTCAGAAACATGGTAGTCATGACGATTGCCCTGACCGGGATCGCCTCCTTCATCGGCGCCGGCGGGTTAGGAGTCGCTATTTACCGGGGCATTACCACCAGTAACATGGCCATGACTGTGGCCGGAAGTATTCTTATCGCGCTCTTGGCTCTGATCTTAGATTTTGGGATTGGGCTGATTGTTAAAATAATCAACAGGAAGAGGAGATTGATTGCATGA